In a single window of the Drosophila albomicans strain 15112-1751.03 chromosome 3, ASM965048v2, whole genome shotgun sequence genome:
- the LOC117572135 gene encoding bromodomain and WD repeat-containing DDB_G0285837-like, which produces MRIDYRSTTVVGGMANEPGQQTSRQQHHLLPDDDDDDDDDDVDVDHQPLRWRRIAKQGAGNRRDSLLKPVRKVGQPNRQTAKQPNS; this is translated from the exons ATGCGAATAGACTATCGGTCTACAACAGTTGTAGGCGGGATGGCCAATGAACCAGGCCAACAAACAAGcaggcagcaacatcatctgctgcccgacgacgacgacgacgacgatgacgatgatgtcgatgtcgatcaTCAGCCACTTAGATGG AGGCGCATTGCAAAGCAAGGCGCAGGCAATCGTCGCGACAGTCTTCTAAAGCCAGTCCGCAAAGTTGGCCAACCAAACAGGCAAACAGCCAAGCAACCAAACAGCTAA
- the LOC117572127 gene encoding box A-binding factor isoform X2 produces MRLFKTRKSTDTYSTLTAAQQQQQQQQEQQHPLSNKQQINNNISKSSKSHGLGTCSNKLSKSIASSTAISSSLPDLHDNSPVMILSCTTLTSNGSASAATATTTAAAATTASNGQQPMRTATPTCLLSGRQTPSAISMLSLQEANNLHRQQQQHQQQQQQQQLQPTIYVPNKLGNNVANANAATFLLSYASSGNIAGTPQQQQHQQYQQYMAQRLHPSATSASNSCLYEKSKSHSLTTGHMPDYKLVTAVPVVVLDDEHKLAAAEMNSDASSNISSISSSTGSTASLASTTRNVFTWGKRMSRKLDLLKRSESPANTHKSHTDLRSLFHSPTHHKSNGNGNNGKATPTSTPIGYQSSTLKKCKSGPIETIKQRQQHHQQPQQQQPQQQQQQQPSPQVQDLASRGSQSAQSTPTHQYQPVARPQKALKNFFHRIGSTGMLNHRSHNLLKASEAAQQATPASQTLYRSSSTSQLSSCSYIKCDDPTEGLNLQRQQRQHLQHQQQQHHHQQQHQQQQHLPRISNLKSSSCDDIAKVSSCLTASSSSGSNAGSSVGSPPNGGAAGAGNASNGGQQDAARRGAFPYAFLRSRLSVLPEENGGSVLLKQREQLQREAAAAAAVAAAAAAAAASTAAAQQSPLPQRHSPEQQLANVSRNDSISSKDWEPLYQRLSSCLSSNESGYDSDGGGGGGAGGVGVNVGGASARLGNNLSISGGDTESIASGTLKRNSLISLSSSEGVGMGMTMGMGMGGSSSVRNSICSAPVSLGGYNYDYETETIRRRFRQLKLERKCQEDYIGLVLSPKMVVTNNNEQQYRYLIVELEPYGMAQKDGRLRLGDEIVNVNGKHLRGIQSFAEVQRLLSTFVENCIDLVIAHDEIATVTDFYTKIRIDGLSTQRQRLSYCQRTDSLNSLQSLQLQVEHEQQQQQQQELEREREQQEEEQEAGVTNTSLAPPPAASLMHHRPSLPVAKLTIRDEEMAEVIRASMSEGNGRSTPKTITFFKGPGLKSLGFSIVGGRDSPKGNMGIFVKTVFPSGQAADDGTLQAGDEIVEINGHSVQGMSHAETIGLFKNVREGTIVLRILRRKLQKAKSMGT; encoded by the exons ATGCGTCTCTTTAAAACGCGCAAATCTACGGACACATACAGCACGTTAACAGccgcccaacaacaacaacagcaacagcaagaacagcaacatCCGTtgagcaacaaacagcagatcaacaacaacatcagcaagaGCAGTAAATCACACGGCTTGGGAACATGCAGCAACAAATTGAGCAAAAGCATCGCCAGCAGCACAGCGATCTCGTCGTCCTTGCCTGATCTGCACGACAACTCGCCCGTCATGATACTCAGCTGCACCACCCTCACCAGCAATGGCAGCGCctcagcagcgacagcaacaacaacggccgCGGCAGCAACCACTGCCAGCAATGGGCAACAGCCGATGCGTACGGCCACGCCCACATGCCTGCTAAGTGGACGTCAGACGCCTTCAGCGATATCCATGCTCTCGCTGCAGGAGGCCAACAATCTGCaccgacagcaacagcaacatcaacagcagcagcagcagcagcaactgcaaccgACCATTTATGTGCCCAATAAACTGggcaacaatgttgccaatgccaatgcagCAACATTTCTGCTTAGCTACGCCAGCAGCGGCAATATTGCTGGCAccccgcagcagcagcaacatcagcaataCCAGCAATACATGGCCCAGCGACTGCATCCGAGTGCCACATCTGCCTCCAACAGTTGCCTCTATGAAAAGTCCAAGTCCCATTCCCTAACAACTG GCCACATGCCTGATTATAAACTGGTGACAGCCGTGCCTGTTGTTGTCCTGGATGATGAGCACAAATTGGCCGCTGCCGAGATGAACAGcgacgccagcagcaacatcagcagcattAGCAGCAGCACAGGTAGCACCGCCTCTCTGGCCAGCACCACGCGTAACG TCTTTACGTGGGGCAAGCGCATGAGTCGCAAACTGGATTTGTTGAAGCGCAGCGAATCCCCCGCTAATACACACAAATCACACACGGATCTGCGGAGTTTATTCCATTCGCCAACGCACCACAAgtccaatggcaatggcaacaatggCAAGGCAACGCCCACGTCCACGCCCATAGGCTATCAGAGCAGCACGCTCAAAAAGTGCAAGTCGGGCCCCATTGAGACGATCAAGCAGCgtcagcaacatcatcagcaaccacagcagcagcaaccacagcagcaacagcaacaacaaccgtcGCCCCAAGTGCAGGATTTGGCTAGCCGGGGCAGCCAGAGTGCACAGTCGACGCCCACGCATCAATACCAGCCGGTGGCACGACCACAGAAGGCGCTCAAGAATTTCTTTCATCGCATCGGCTCCACGGGCATGCTGAATCATCGCTCGCACAATCTCCTCAAGGCCTCGGAGGCGGCGCAACAGGCAACGCCAGCGAGCCAGACACTATACCGCAGTAGCTCCACTAGCCAGCTGTCGAGTTGCTCCTACATCAAGTGCGATGATCCCACCGAGGGTCTCAATCTTCAGCGACAGCAGCGTCAGCAtctgcagcatcagcagcagcagcaccaccaccagcaacaacatcaacagcagcagcatctgccACGCATCTCCAACCTGAAGTCGAGCAGTTGCGATGACATTGCCAAGGTGAGCAGTTGCCtcacagccagcagcagcagtggcagcaacgcAGGCAGCAGCGTGGGATCACCGCCCAATGGAGGAGCAGCCGGTGCTGGCAATGCCAGCAATGGTGGGCAGCAGGATGCGGCACGTCGTGGCGCTTTTCCCTATGCCTTCTTGAGGTCTCGCCTCTCAGTGCTGCCCGAGGAGAACGGCGGCTCTGTGCTGCTCAAGCAGCGCGAGCAACTGCAGCGGGAGGCGGCGGCAGCCGCAGCAGTAGCagccgcagcggcagcagctgcagcgtcgacagcagcagcacagcaatCGCCGTTGCCACAACGCCACTCGccggagcagcagctggcgaATGTGTCGCGCAATGACAGCATCTCGTCCAAGGACTGGGAACCACTTTACCAAAGATTAAGTAGTTGTCTAAGTTCAAATGAGTCGGGCTACGACAGCGACGGTGGCGGAGGCGGCGGCGCTGGAGGCGTTGGCGTTAATGTGGGCGGCGCCAGTGCTCGACTGGGCAATAATCTTAGCATCTCTGGCGGAGATACAGAATCTATTGCCTCGGGCACGCTCAAGCGCAACTCGCTCATCTCGCTCAGCTCCTCGGAAGGCGTCGGCATGGGCATGACCATGGGTATGGGCATGGGTGGCTCCTCTTCGGTGCGGAACAGCATCTGCAGTGCACCCGTCTCCCTAGGTGGCTACAACTACGACTATGAGACGGAGACGATCAGGCGACGCTTCCGACAACTGAAGCTGGAGCGCAAGTGCCAGGAGGATTACATTGGACTCGTCTTGTCGCCCAAAATGGTCGtgaccaacaacaatgagcaGCAATATCGCTATCTCATTGTCGAGCTGGAACCTTATGGCATGGCCCAAAA GGATGGTCGACTGAGATTGGGCGACGAGATCGTGAACGTGAATGGAAAGCATTTGCGGGGCATTCAATCATTTGCGGAAGTTCAGCGACTGCTCAGCACCTTTGTGGAGAACTGCATTGATCTGGTGATAGCGCACGACGAGATCGCCACTGTGACCGATTTCTATACCAAAATACGCATCGATGGCCTGAGCACGCAGCGGCAACGTCTCAGCTACTGCCAGCGCACGGACAGCTTGAACAGCTTGCAGAGTCTACAGCTGCAGGTGGagcacgagcagcagcaacagcaacagcaggagttggaacgggaacgggagcagcaggaggaggagcaagAGG CTGGTGTAACTAACACATCGTTAGCACCACCACCAGCCGCCTCTTTAATGCATCATCGTCCATCGCTGCCGGTGGCCAAGCTAACAATACGCGACGAGGAAATGGCCGAGGTCATACGTGCCTCCATGAGCGAGG GCAATGGACGCTCGACACCCAAGACGATAACGTTCTTCAAAGGACCAGGCCTCAAGTCGCTGGGCTTTAGCATTGTGGGTGGCCGGGACTCACCCAAGGGCAACATGGGCATCTTTGTGAAGACAGTGTTTCCCTCTGGCCAAGCTGCCGATGATGGCACGCTGCAAGCGG GCGATGAGATTGTCGAAATCAATGGACACTCTGTGCAGGGCATGAGCCATGCCGAGACGATTGGACTCTTCAAGAATGTGCGCGAGGGCACAATAGTGCTGCGCATCCTGCGAAGAAA ACTACAAAAGGCCAAATCAATGGGTACATAG
- the LOC117572127 gene encoding box A-binding factor isoform X1 — protein sequence MRLFKTRKSTDTYSTLTAAQQQQQQQQEQQHPLSNKQQINNNISKSSKSHGLGTCSNKLSKSIASSTAISSSLPDLHDNSPVMILSCTTLTSNGSASAATATTTAAAATTASNGQQPMRTATPTCLLSGRQTPSAISMLSLQEANNLHRQQQQHQQQQQQQQLQPTIYVPNKLGNNVANANAATFLLSYASSGNIAGTPQQQQHQQYQQYMAQRLHPSATSASNSCLYEKSKSHSLTTGHMPDYKLVTAVPVVVLDDEHKLAAAEMNSDASSNISSISSSTGSTASLASTTRNVFTWGKRMSRKLDLLKRSESPANTHKSHTDLRSLFHSPTHHKSNGNGNNGKATPTSTPIGYQSSTLKKCKSGPIETIKQRQQHHQQPQQQQPQQQQQQQPSPQVQDLASRGSQSAQSTPTHQYQPVARPQKALKNFFHRIGSTGMLNHRSHNLLKASEAAQQATPASQTLYRSSSTSQLSSCSYIKCDDPTEGLNLQRQQRQHLQHQQQQHHHQQQHQQQQHLPRISNLKSSSCDDIAKVSSCLTASSSSGSNAGSSVGSPPNGGAAGAGNASNGGQQDAARRGAFPYAFLRSRLSVLPEENGGSVLLKQREQLQREAAAAAAVAAAAAAAAASTAAAQQSPLPQRHSPEQQLANVSRNDSISSKDWEPLYQRLSSCLSSNESGYDSDGGGGGGAGGVGVNVGGASARLGNNLSISGGDTESIASGTLKRNSLISLSSSEGVGMGMTMGMGMGGSSSVRNSICSAPVSLGGYNYDYETETIRRRFRQLKLERKCQEDYIGLVLSPKMVVTNNNEQQYRYLIVELEPYGMAQKDGRLRLGDEIVNVNGKHLRGIQSFAEVQRLLSTFVENCIDLVIAHDEIATVTDFYTKIRIDGLSTQRQRLSYCQRTDSLNSLQSLQLQVEHEQQQQQQQELEREREQQEEEQEGEDQCDARSLASVSTLPTPMPLMQHRRSSTPRPSLDVSGQEHELLRRRSRSSSGQRSLALTPTPLFNNNNNNNDNTSINSTANTNNESYTPVYANRAASICVASSLADDEKWQLLARKRCSEGAALASASASVTRDAAGQQFGQRTHYARNSINLTNSHYRSLRFAHSRLSSSRLSLFMQSPPPPTSAGAECSNNTTSTTTTDTPPTTTTTTDLTNNMPPQQQQSQQPQQHHSLYIKHTQKSVSLFSPNPFLNSCSTAPPSSAAGVTNTSLAPPPAASLMHHRPSLPVAKLTIRDEEMAEVIRASMSEGNGRSTPKTITFFKGPGLKSLGFSIVGGRDSPKGNMGIFVKTVFPSGQAADDGTLQAGDEIVEINGHSVQGMSHAETIGLFKNVREGTIVLRILRRKLQKAKSMGT from the exons ATGCGTCTCTTTAAAACGCGCAAATCTACGGACACATACAGCACGTTAACAGccgcccaacaacaacaacagcaacagcaagaacagcaacatCCGTtgagcaacaaacagcagatcaacaacaacatcagcaagaGCAGTAAATCACACGGCTTGGGAACATGCAGCAACAAATTGAGCAAAAGCATCGCCAGCAGCACAGCGATCTCGTCGTCCTTGCCTGATCTGCACGACAACTCGCCCGTCATGATACTCAGCTGCACCACCCTCACCAGCAATGGCAGCGCctcagcagcgacagcaacaacaacggccgCGGCAGCAACCACTGCCAGCAATGGGCAACAGCCGATGCGTACGGCCACGCCCACATGCCTGCTAAGTGGACGTCAGACGCCTTCAGCGATATCCATGCTCTCGCTGCAGGAGGCCAACAATCTGCaccgacagcaacagcaacatcaacagcagcagcagcagcagcaactgcaaccgACCATTTATGTGCCCAATAAACTGggcaacaatgttgccaatgccaatgcagCAACATTTCTGCTTAGCTACGCCAGCAGCGGCAATATTGCTGGCAccccgcagcagcagcaacatcagcaataCCAGCAATACATGGCCCAGCGACTGCATCCGAGTGCCACATCTGCCTCCAACAGTTGCCTCTATGAAAAGTCCAAGTCCCATTCCCTAACAACTG GCCACATGCCTGATTATAAACTGGTGACAGCCGTGCCTGTTGTTGTCCTGGATGATGAGCACAAATTGGCCGCTGCCGAGATGAACAGcgacgccagcagcaacatcagcagcattAGCAGCAGCACAGGTAGCACCGCCTCTCTGGCCAGCACCACGCGTAACG TCTTTACGTGGGGCAAGCGCATGAGTCGCAAACTGGATTTGTTGAAGCGCAGCGAATCCCCCGCTAATACACACAAATCACACACGGATCTGCGGAGTTTATTCCATTCGCCAACGCACCACAAgtccaatggcaatggcaacaatggCAAGGCAACGCCCACGTCCACGCCCATAGGCTATCAGAGCAGCACGCTCAAAAAGTGCAAGTCGGGCCCCATTGAGACGATCAAGCAGCgtcagcaacatcatcagcaaccacagcagcagcaaccacagcagcaacagcaacaacaaccgtcGCCCCAAGTGCAGGATTTGGCTAGCCGGGGCAGCCAGAGTGCACAGTCGACGCCCACGCATCAATACCAGCCGGTGGCACGACCACAGAAGGCGCTCAAGAATTTCTTTCATCGCATCGGCTCCACGGGCATGCTGAATCATCGCTCGCACAATCTCCTCAAGGCCTCGGAGGCGGCGCAACAGGCAACGCCAGCGAGCCAGACACTATACCGCAGTAGCTCCACTAGCCAGCTGTCGAGTTGCTCCTACATCAAGTGCGATGATCCCACCGAGGGTCTCAATCTTCAGCGACAGCAGCGTCAGCAtctgcagcatcagcagcagcagcaccaccaccagcaacaacatcaacagcagcagcatctgccACGCATCTCCAACCTGAAGTCGAGCAGTTGCGATGACATTGCCAAGGTGAGCAGTTGCCtcacagccagcagcagcagtggcagcaacgcAGGCAGCAGCGTGGGATCACCGCCCAATGGAGGAGCAGCCGGTGCTGGCAATGCCAGCAATGGTGGGCAGCAGGATGCGGCACGTCGTGGCGCTTTTCCCTATGCCTTCTTGAGGTCTCGCCTCTCAGTGCTGCCCGAGGAGAACGGCGGCTCTGTGCTGCTCAAGCAGCGCGAGCAACTGCAGCGGGAGGCGGCGGCAGCCGCAGCAGTAGCagccgcagcggcagcagctgcagcgtcgacagcagcagcacagcaatCGCCGTTGCCACAACGCCACTCGccggagcagcagctggcgaATGTGTCGCGCAATGACAGCATCTCGTCCAAGGACTGGGAACCACTTTACCAAAGATTAAGTAGTTGTCTAAGTTCAAATGAGTCGGGCTACGACAGCGACGGTGGCGGAGGCGGCGGCGCTGGAGGCGTTGGCGTTAATGTGGGCGGCGCCAGTGCTCGACTGGGCAATAATCTTAGCATCTCTGGCGGAGATACAGAATCTATTGCCTCGGGCACGCTCAAGCGCAACTCGCTCATCTCGCTCAGCTCCTCGGAAGGCGTCGGCATGGGCATGACCATGGGTATGGGCATGGGTGGCTCCTCTTCGGTGCGGAACAGCATCTGCAGTGCACCCGTCTCCCTAGGTGGCTACAACTACGACTATGAGACGGAGACGATCAGGCGACGCTTCCGACAACTGAAGCTGGAGCGCAAGTGCCAGGAGGATTACATTGGACTCGTCTTGTCGCCCAAAATGGTCGtgaccaacaacaatgagcaGCAATATCGCTATCTCATTGTCGAGCTGGAACCTTATGGCATGGCCCAAAA GGATGGTCGACTGAGATTGGGCGACGAGATCGTGAACGTGAATGGAAAGCATTTGCGGGGCATTCAATCATTTGCGGAAGTTCAGCGACTGCTCAGCACCTTTGTGGAGAACTGCATTGATCTGGTGATAGCGCACGACGAGATCGCCACTGTGACCGATTTCTATACCAAAATACGCATCGATGGCCTGAGCACGCAGCGGCAACGTCTCAGCTACTGCCAGCGCACGGACAGCTTGAACAGCTTGCAGAGTCTACAGCTGCAGGTGGagcacgagcagcagcaacagcaacagcaggagttggaacgggaacgggagcagcaggaggaggagcaagAGGGTGAGGATCAGTGCGATGCGCGTTCGCTGGCCAGTGTGAGCACATTGCCCACGCCCATGCCGCTGATGCAGCATCGTCGAAGCTCGACGCCGCGTCCATCGCTGGACGTGAGTGGGCAGGAGCATGAGCTACTGCGTCGCCGATCGCGCAGCTCGTCAGGTCAGCGCAGTTTGGCACTAACGCCAACTCCGCtctttaacaacaacaacaacaacaatgacaacaccTCTATCAACTCCACTGCTAACACCAATAACGAATCCTACACGCCCGTCTATGCGAATCGGGCGGCCAGCATTTGTGTCGCCTCCTCGCTGGCAGACGACGAAAAGTGGCAGCTGCTCGCACGCAAACGTTGCTCCGAAGGCGCTGCCCTTGCGTCTGCGTCAGCGTCGGTGACGAGGGATGCGGCTGGCCAGCAGTTTGGTCAGCGCACACATTATGCTAGGAACTCGATTAATCTCACTAATTCGCATTATCGCTCGCTGAGGTTTGCGCATTCGCGACTCAGTTCGTCGCGTCTCAGCCTGTTTATGCAGTCGCCTCCGCCTCCGACTTCAGCTGGAGCAgagtgcagcaacaacacaacatcaacaacaacaactgacactcctccaacaacaacaacaacaactgatcTCACTAATAACATGCcaccccagcagcagcaatcacagcaaccacaacaacaccaTTCATTGTACATCAAGCACACGCAGAAAAGTGTTTCATTGTTTTCGCCTAATCCATTTCTCAATTCCTGCTCCACTGCTCCTCCATCATCCGCAGCTGGTGTAACTAACACATCGTTAGCACCACCACCAGCCGCCTCTTTAATGCATCATCGTCCATCGCTGCCGGTGGCCAAGCTAACAATACGCGACGAGGAAATGGCCGAGGTCATACGTGCCTCCATGAGCGAGG GCAATGGACGCTCGACACCCAAGACGATAACGTTCTTCAAAGGACCAGGCCTCAAGTCGCTGGGCTTTAGCATTGTGGGTGGCCGGGACTCACCCAAGGGCAACATGGGCATCTTTGTGAAGACAGTGTTTCCCTCTGGCCAAGCTGCCGATGATGGCACGCTGCAAGCGG GCGATGAGATTGTCGAAATCAATGGACACTCTGTGCAGGGCATGAGCCATGCCGAGACGATTGGACTCTTCAAGAATGTGCGCGAGGGCACAATAGTGCTGCGCATCCTGCGAAGAAA ACTACAAAAGGCCAAATCAATGGGTACATAG
- the LOC117571455 gene encoding uncharacterized protein LOC117571455, which translates to MVALWLLLLTALLAKSLAVDFDYKLPRAVLERLNSSSAQFDAWTRELSASLSAEHQRRVAWNVPFMRTPRSQLDLRRLQQKLNPSNPLKLRLWISYYWQLRRSQLLNSDNMLLAHFVLTLRQLLLGDSGQLENNQLQNMLQSLPPFLATLVRSRWLCLKHIGQQLFLQPGDALQLGVSSNCSMWQVQQHAEHWLRLQNACEQHSMWFINMLHTHLQSRTYMLLTSASDNASRFCVGQQGVGYLEHADGWQKDCQWRLNDCTQLPQFLNLVDNGFA; encoded by the coding sequence ATGGTTGcactgtggttgctgttgttaacTGCGCTGTTGGCCAAGTCGTTGGCTGTTGACTTTGACTATAAACTGCCCAGAGCCGTGCTCGAACGTTTGAATAGTTCCAGCGCCCAATTTGATGCCTGGACTCGGGAACTGAGTGCGAGTCTCAGTGCGGAGCATCAGCGGCGCGTGGCTTGGAATGTGCCATTCATGAGGACACCTCGAAGTCAACTCGATTTGCGTCGACTGCAGCAGAAACTTAATCCCAGCAATCCTCTAAAGCTACGCCTGTGGATCAGCTACTATTGGCAGCTGCGACGCTCTCAGCTGCTGAACAGTGACAACATGTTGCTAGCGCACTTTGTGCTGACACTGAGGCAATTGCTTCTAGGTGATTCGGGGCAACTGGAGAACAATCAGTTGCAGAATATGTTGCAGAGCTTGCCGCCCTTTCTAGCCACATTGGTGAGAAGTCGTTGGCTGTGCCTGAAGCACATAGGGCAACAGTTGTTCCTGCAGCCAGGAGATGCATTGCAGCTGGGAGTCAGCAGCAACTGTAGTATGtggcaagtgcaacaacaCGCAGAGCACTGGTTGCGCCTGCAGAATGCTTGCGAGCAACACTCGATGTGGTTCATCAACATGCTGCACACACACCTACAGAGCAGGACTTACATGTTGCTGACGTCAGCCAGCGACAATGCGAGTCGATTCTGCGTGGGACAACAAGGAGTTGGTTACTTGGAGCATGCGGATGGCTGGCAAAAGGATTGCCAATGGCGGCTCAATGATTGCACTCAGTTGCCGCAGTTTCTCAACTTAGTAGATAATGGATTTGCCTAG
- the LOC117572129 gene encoding gamma-soluble NSF attachment protein-like has product MSLAAKKVAEGEELVRTAEKSLKTSLLKWVPDYDSAADEYSKAATAFRIAKSFDKSKECFLKAIECYKNNKSWFHAAKSYEQIILLCKETDKLNDVEEYANKACSLYQQHGSPEAAASALDKAAKLAESKNPEMALRFYQHAVEVILIEDSTRQAAEFSSKVSRLLVKLKRYEEATNALKKEIGLNQQTESYGQIGRLVVALVLVQLARGDSVEAEKSFKEWGNCCEPEEVSTLQTLLQAFDDEDPELAARMLASPFIRHMDVEYAILSKNIPLPKGLEIEKKADVETSGGTARQEEEDEGEGLC; this is encoded by the coding sequence ATGTCTCTCGCTGCGAAAAAAGTTGCTGAGGGCGAGGAACTTGTACGCACCGCGGAGAAAAGCCTAAAAACATCACTATTAAAATGGGTGCCAGACTACGACAGTGCAGCGGATGAGTACTCCAAGGCGGCAACTGCGTTTCGGATAGCAAAGTCATTTGACAAGAGCAAGGAATGTTTTCTCAAAGCAATCGAGTGCTACAAGAATAACAAATCGTGGTTCCATGCGGCCAAGTCATACGAGCAGATCATCTTGTTGTGCAAGGAAACGGATAAATTAAATGACGTGGAAGAATATGCCAACAAGGCATGCAGTCTGTATCAGCAGCATGGTTCACCTGAGGCAGCTGCCTCAGCATTGGACAAGGCAGCCAAATTGGCCGAATCAAAGAATCCGGAAATGGCTCTGCGTTTCTATCAGCATGCAGTAGAGGTCATACTTATTGAGGATTCGACACGGCAAGCTGCCGAGTTCTCTTCAAAGGTATCCCGATTGTTGGTAAAGCTCAAGCGTTACGAAGAGGCAACAAATGCGCTGAAAAAGGAAATCGGTTTGAATCAGCAAACCGAATCGTATGGACAAATTGGACGGTTAGTTGTAGCGCTTGTGCTCGTCCAATTGGCGCGCGGTGACTCTGTGGAGGCGGAAAAATCTTTCAAGGAATGGGGCAATTGCTGTGAGCCCGAGGAGGTGTCAACACTGCAAACACTGCTGCAAGCATTTGATGATGAGGATCCCGAACTTGCTGCCAGAATGTTGGCATCGCCGTTCATTCGACACATGGACGTTGAATACGCCATTCTCTCGAAGAACATTCCATTGCCCAAAGGCTTAGAGATTGAGAAGAAAGCCGATGTCGAGACTAGCGGTGGTACCGCAAGACAGGAGGAAGAGGACGAGGGCGAGGGTTTGTGTTGA